From one Stigmatopora nigra isolate UIUO_SnigA chromosome 8, RoL_Snig_1.1, whole genome shotgun sequence genomic stretch:
- the LOC144200709 gene encoding HHIP-like protein 2 isoform X2, protein MTIPKCNLTQLRIQGWNSRHFLLCILLLFIQVRWGACHPQCLDYKPPFEPQQPLLFCKEYAKFGCCDDERDHQLSVRFYTIMEHFDHSGYVTCARFIRNLLCQECSPYAAHLYDAEDANTPMRILPGLCDNYCNDYWHQCRYTLSLLLEDQGNPRQYADLTTALEEDHKLFCEFLVLKDKQYCYPNVLTNTELNANLGVVREDADGCLEICLEEVANGLRNPVAMIHADDGTHRFFVAEQLGYVWVYLPNGSRIDRPFLNLTHAVLTSPWAGDERGFLCMALHPKFTTVRKAYVYYSVSVKKEERIRISEFTLSTYDDNQLDHSSERTILEVVEPASNHNGGQLLFGHDGYLYIFIGDGGRAGDPFGKFGNSQNKSTLLGKALRVDINNNDYGAPYRIPSDNPFLGEKGSRPEIYAYGVRNMWRCSIDRGDPKTGFGRGRMFCGDVGQNKYEEIDIIVKGGNYGWRAKEGFSCYDRRLCRNSSLDDILPIFAYPHKMGKSVTGGYIYRGCQMPNLNGLYIFADFMSGRLMSLRENLTTGEWQYNEICMGKDQTCRFPKLINSYYKYIISFAEDEAGELYFLATGAPSATVKAGVVYKIIDPSRRAAPGRCKVKPSPVKIKGKLVHFHPQEETGRPRRRVVRGLVAKFYDRGFNPRISHRQEAGHYSCSHDNCKKNTPNQKNNYKKIYNTASKNKSHSTNTCNDQKTKTDDGSNKTNNICSHHCGQSHTHRLSRGSPHCSLHWDSNPNCHFIPETHKTPSTSPDFPVPTNNLRCSSYPSDNKEKLHGFNHVMLSRASQRFDNTTSSILEPKAYILQTPETPDKYHSDKNTAGETRVRRED, encoded by the exons atgaccataccAAAATGCAACCTGACTCAACTCCGCATCCAGGGATGGAATTCccgtcattttcttctttgcaTTCTGCTGCTGTTCATCCAAGTCAGGTGGGGGGCCTGTCATCCTCAGTGTTTGGATTACAAACCACCTTTTGAGCCCCAACAGCCACTACTCTTCTGTAAGGAGTATGCCAAGTTCGGATGCTGTGATGATGAAAGGGATCATCAGTTGTCCGTCAGGTTTTACACCATCATGGAGCACTTTGATCATTCTGGTTATGTCACCTGCGCAAGGTTTATACGCAACCTCCTCTGTCAG GAGTGTTCTCCATATGCCGCCCATCTGTATGATGCAGAGGATGCAAACACACCTATGCGCATTTTGCCTGGACTATGTGACAACTATTGCAATGACTACTGGCACCAGTGTCGATACACACTGAGTCTCCTCCTGGAAGACCAGGGGAACCCAAGGCAGTATGCAGATCTGACTACTGCACTGGAGGAAGATCACAAACTGTTCTGTGAATTTTTGGTGCTGAAGGACAAACAGTACTGCTACCCCAATGTTTTGACAAATACTG AACTGAATGCTAACCTGGGTGTTGTTCGAGAGGACGCCGATGGATGTCTTGAGATCTGCTTGGAGGAAGTTGCAAACGGGCTGCGAAACCCGGTGGCCATGATCCATGCAGATGATGGAACACATCGTTTCTTTGTAGCTGAGCAGCTGGGCTATGTGTGGGTCTATCTGCCCAACGGCTCCAGGATTGATCGACCATTCCTTAACCTGACACACGCTGTCCTGACATCACCTTGGGCTGGAGACGAAAGAGGATTTCTTTGCATGGCCTTGCATCCAAA GTTTACCACTGTCAGAAAAGCTTACGTTTACTATTCAGTGTCCGTCAAGAAGGAGGAGCGTATTCGCATCAGTGAATTCACACTGTCAACATATGATGACAACCAGCTTGACCACTCCTCAGAGAG AACCATCCTGGAGGTGGTTGAACCTGCATCTAATCATAATGGGGGGCAACTATTGTTTGGCCATGACGGATATTTATACATCTTCATTGGGGATGGTGGTCGAGCTGGGGACCCGTTTGGAAAATTTGGCAATTCGCAGAACAA gtcaacacTCCTTGGCAAGGCACTACGTGTGGATATCAATAATAATGATTATGGTGCTCCATATAGAATCCCTTCAGACAACCCATTTCTGGGAGAGAAGGGGAGCCGTCCAG AGATTTATGCTTATGGTGTGCGCAACATGTGGCGTTGTTCCATTGACCGTGGAGACCCGAAGACAGGCTTTGGTCGTGGCAGAATGTTTTGTGGTGATGTTGGGCAAAACAAATATGAAGAAATAGACATCATTGTGAAAG GAGGCAATTATGGATGGCGAGCAAAGGAAGGTTTCAGCTGCTATGATCGCAGACTTTGTCGTAACTCATCGTTGG atgACATCTTGCCTATCTTTGCCTACCCCCATAAAATGGGCAAATCAGTGACAGGGGGATACATCTACAGAGGTTGCCAAATGCCCAACCTGAATGGACTCTACATTTTTGCGGACTTCATGAGCGG GCGACTGATGTCCTTAAGGGAAAATTTGACAACAGGTGAATGGCAGTACAATGAGATTTGTATGGGAAAAGATCAGACCTGCAGGTTCCCCAAACTCATCAACAGTTATTATAAATACATCATCTCTTTTGCTGAGGATGAGGCAG GTGAATTGTACTTCCTTGCTACTGGTGCTCCAAGTGCAACAGTTAAAGCAGGAGTGGTCTATAAAATAATTGACCCCTCCAG GCGAGCGGCACCAGGTAGATGTAAAGTCAAGCCCTCCCCAGTAAAGATTAAGGGAAAACTTGTTCACTTCCATCCCCAAGAAG AAACTGGGCGGCCCAGGCGAAGAGTGGTTAGAGGGTTGGTCGCAAAGTTCTATGATCGTGGGTTCAATCcaag AATTAGTCATCGACAAGAAGCCGGCCACTACTCCTGTTCCCACGACAACTGCAAGAAAAATACCCCCAACcagaaaaacaattacaagaaaATTTACAACACTGCCTCCAAGAACAAAAGCCACTCCACTAATACCTGCAACGaccagaaaacaaaaacagatgacGGCTCCAACAAAACGAACAACATTTGCTCGCACCACTGTGGTCAAAGCCACACCCACCG GTTATCGCGCGGCTCTCCACACTGCAGCCTACACTGGGATTCAAACCCCAACTGTCACTTCATCCCGGAGACACATAAGACCCCCTCGACCTCACCCGACTTCCCCGTCCCGACCAATAACCTACGCTGCTCCTCGTACCCCTCTGACAACAAGGAAAAGCTACATGGCTTTAACCACGTCATGTTATCCAGAGCATCCCAGAGGTTTGACAACACCACGTCCAGCATACTGGAACCCAAAGCCTACATCCTACAAACCCCAGAGACCCCAGATAAATACCACTCAGACAAAAACACAGCAGGGGAAACTCGGGTTAGGAGAGAGGACTAA
- the LOC144200709 gene encoding HHIP-like protein 1 isoform X1 translates to MTIPKCNLTQLRIQGWNSRHFLLCILLLFIQVRWGACHPQCLDYKPPFEPQQPLLFCKEYAKFGCCDDERDHQLSVRFYTIMEHFDHSGYVTCARFIRNLLCQECSPYAAHLYDAEDANTPMRILPGLCDNYCNDYWHQCRYTLSLLLEDQGNPRQYADLTTALEEDHKLFCEFLVLKDKQYCYPNVLTNTELNANLGVVREDADGCLEICLEEVANGLRNPVAMIHADDGTHRFFVAEQLGYVWVYLPNGSRIDRPFLNLTHAVLTSPWAGDERGFLCMALHPKFTTVRKAYVYYSVSVKKEERIRISEFTLSTYDDNQLDHSSERTILEVVEPASNHNGGQLLFGHDGYLYIFIGDGGRAGDPFGKFGNSQNKSTLLGKALRVDINNNDYGAPYRIPSDNPFLGEKGSRPEIYAYGVRNMWRCSIDRGDPKTGFGRGRMFCGDVGQNKYEEIDIIVKGGNYGWRAKEGFSCYDRRLCRNSSLDDILPIFAYPHKMGKSVTGGYIYRGCQMPNLNGLYIFADFMSGRLMSLRENLTTGEWQYNEICMGKDQTCRFPKLINSYYKYIISFAEDEAGELYFLATGAPSATVKAGVVYKIIDPSRRAAPGRCKVKPSPVKIKGKLVHFHPQEELVIDKKPATTPVPTTTARKIPPTRKTITRKFTTLPPRTKATPLIPATTRKQKQMTAPTKRTTFARTTVVKATPTGYRAALHTAAYTGIQTPTVTSSRRHIRPPRPHPTSPSRPITYAAPRTPLTTRKSYMALTTSCYPEHPRGLTTPRPAYWNPKPTSYKPQRPQINTTQTKTQQGKLGLGERTNNADGQEGNQVNKRPRGGNRGYGFKSVRGDGRIRVGSVRLVSGDGLSDRGRVEIFIRGEWGTVCDDLFTTKAGTVVCRQLGFTMAIAVIKRAGLGQADRSVRIYLDDVECEGGERTLLECKRSRVGKHNCSHAEDVGVICG, encoded by the exons atgaccataccAAAATGCAACCTGACTCAACTCCGCATCCAGGGATGGAATTCccgtcattttcttctttgcaTTCTGCTGCTGTTCATCCAAGTCAGGTGGGGGGCCTGTCATCCTCAGTGTTTGGATTACAAACCACCTTTTGAGCCCCAACAGCCACTACTCTTCTGTAAGGAGTATGCCAAGTTCGGATGCTGTGATGATGAAAGGGATCATCAGTTGTCCGTCAGGTTTTACACCATCATGGAGCACTTTGATCATTCTGGTTATGTCACCTGCGCAAGGTTTATACGCAACCTCCTCTGTCAG GAGTGTTCTCCATATGCCGCCCATCTGTATGATGCAGAGGATGCAAACACACCTATGCGCATTTTGCCTGGACTATGTGACAACTATTGCAATGACTACTGGCACCAGTGTCGATACACACTGAGTCTCCTCCTGGAAGACCAGGGGAACCCAAGGCAGTATGCAGATCTGACTACTGCACTGGAGGAAGATCACAAACTGTTCTGTGAATTTTTGGTGCTGAAGGACAAACAGTACTGCTACCCCAATGTTTTGACAAATACTG AACTGAATGCTAACCTGGGTGTTGTTCGAGAGGACGCCGATGGATGTCTTGAGATCTGCTTGGAGGAAGTTGCAAACGGGCTGCGAAACCCGGTGGCCATGATCCATGCAGATGATGGAACACATCGTTTCTTTGTAGCTGAGCAGCTGGGCTATGTGTGGGTCTATCTGCCCAACGGCTCCAGGATTGATCGACCATTCCTTAACCTGACACACGCTGTCCTGACATCACCTTGGGCTGGAGACGAAAGAGGATTTCTTTGCATGGCCTTGCATCCAAA GTTTACCACTGTCAGAAAAGCTTACGTTTACTATTCAGTGTCCGTCAAGAAGGAGGAGCGTATTCGCATCAGTGAATTCACACTGTCAACATATGATGACAACCAGCTTGACCACTCCTCAGAGAG AACCATCCTGGAGGTGGTTGAACCTGCATCTAATCATAATGGGGGGCAACTATTGTTTGGCCATGACGGATATTTATACATCTTCATTGGGGATGGTGGTCGAGCTGGGGACCCGTTTGGAAAATTTGGCAATTCGCAGAACAA gtcaacacTCCTTGGCAAGGCACTACGTGTGGATATCAATAATAATGATTATGGTGCTCCATATAGAATCCCTTCAGACAACCCATTTCTGGGAGAGAAGGGGAGCCGTCCAG AGATTTATGCTTATGGTGTGCGCAACATGTGGCGTTGTTCCATTGACCGTGGAGACCCGAAGACAGGCTTTGGTCGTGGCAGAATGTTTTGTGGTGATGTTGGGCAAAACAAATATGAAGAAATAGACATCATTGTGAAAG GAGGCAATTATGGATGGCGAGCAAAGGAAGGTTTCAGCTGCTATGATCGCAGACTTTGTCGTAACTCATCGTTGG atgACATCTTGCCTATCTTTGCCTACCCCCATAAAATGGGCAAATCAGTGACAGGGGGATACATCTACAGAGGTTGCCAAATGCCCAACCTGAATGGACTCTACATTTTTGCGGACTTCATGAGCGG GCGACTGATGTCCTTAAGGGAAAATTTGACAACAGGTGAATGGCAGTACAATGAGATTTGTATGGGAAAAGATCAGACCTGCAGGTTCCCCAAACTCATCAACAGTTATTATAAATACATCATCTCTTTTGCTGAGGATGAGGCAG GTGAATTGTACTTCCTTGCTACTGGTGCTCCAAGTGCAACAGTTAAAGCAGGAGTGGTCTATAAAATAATTGACCCCTCCAG GCGAGCGGCACCAGGTAGATGTAAAGTCAAGCCCTCCCCAGTAAAGATTAAGGGAAAACTTGTTCACTTCCATCCCCAAGAAG AATTAGTCATCGACAAGAAGCCGGCCACTACTCCTGTTCCCACGACAACTGCAAGAAAAATACCCCCAACcagaaaaacaattacaagaaaATTTACAACACTGCCTCCAAGAACAAAAGCCACTCCACTAATACCTGCAACGaccagaaaacaaaaacagatgacGGCTCCAACAAAACGAACAACATTTGCTCGCACCACTGTGGTCAAAGCCACACCCACCG GTTATCGCGCGGCTCTCCACACTGCAGCCTACACTGGGATTCAAACCCCAACTGTCACTTCATCCCGGAGACACATAAGACCCCCTCGACCTCACCCGACTTCCCCGTCCCGACCAATAACCTACGCTGCTCCTCGTACCCCTCTGACAACAAGGAAAAGCTACATGGCTTTAACCACGTCATGTTATCCAGAGCATCCCAGAGGTTTGACAACACCACGTCCAGCATACTGGAACCCAAAGCCTACATCCTACAAACCCCAGAGACCCCAGATAAATACCACTCAGACAAAAACACAGCAGGGGAAACTCGGGTTAGGAGAGAGGACTAACAACGCAGACGGGCAAGAAGGAAACCAAGTGAACAAGCGGCCGAGGGGAGGAAACAGAGGTTACGGTTTTAAAAGTGTAAGAGGAGATGGAAGGATACGCGTCGGCTCGGTTCGTCTGGTAAGCGGCGATGGTCTATCGGACCGAGGCCGAGTTGAGATCTTTATCCGTGGGGAGTGGGGGACTGTGTGCGATGACCTTTTCACCACTAAGGCAGGTACTGTAGTGTGTCGACAGCTCGGCTTCACGATGGCAATAGCTGTTATAAAGAGGGCCGGGCTGGGCCAGGCAGACCGCAGCGTCAGGATCTACTTGGATGATGTGGAGTGTGAGGGCGGGGAAAGGACATTGCTTGAGTGCAAGCGATCCAGAGTTGGGAAGCACAACTGTTCACATGCAGAGGATGTGGGGGTTATCTGTGGTTAA
- the LOC144200709 gene encoding HHIP-like protein 1 isoform X3: protein MTIPKCNLTQLRIQGWNSRHFLLCILLLFIQVRWGACHPQCLDYKPPFEPQQPLLFCKEYAKFGCCDDERDHQLSVRFYTIMEHFDHSGYVTCARFIRNLLCQECSPYAAHLYDAEDANTPMRILPGLCDNYCNDYWHQCRYTLSLLLEDQGNPRQYADLTTALEEDHKLFCEFLVLKDKQYCYPNVLTNTELNANLGVVREDADGCLEICLEEVANGLRNPVAMIHADDGTHRFFVAEQLGYVWVYLPNGSRIDRPFLNLTHAVLTSPWAGDERGFLCMALHPKFTTVRKAYVYYSVSVKKEERIRISEFTLSTYDDNQLDHSSERTILEVVEPASNHNGGQLLFGHDGYLYIFIGDGGRAGDPFGKFGNSQNKSTLLGKALRVDINNNDYGAPYRIPSDNPFLGEKGSRPEIYAYGVRNMWRCSIDRGDPKTGFGRGRMFCGDVGQNKYEEIDIIVKGGNYGWRAKEGFSCYDRRLCRNSSLDDILPIFAYPHKMGKSVTGGYIYRGCQMPNLNGLYIFADFMSGRLMSLRENLTTGEWQYNEICMGKDQTCRFPKLINSYYKYIISFAEDEAGELYFLATGAPSATVKAGVVYKIIDPSRRAAPGRCKVKPSPVKIKGKLVHFHPQEGWLNNNKLLFPYHFD, encoded by the exons atgaccataccAAAATGCAACCTGACTCAACTCCGCATCCAGGGATGGAATTCccgtcattttcttctttgcaTTCTGCTGCTGTTCATCCAAGTCAGGTGGGGGGCCTGTCATCCTCAGTGTTTGGATTACAAACCACCTTTTGAGCCCCAACAGCCACTACTCTTCTGTAAGGAGTATGCCAAGTTCGGATGCTGTGATGATGAAAGGGATCATCAGTTGTCCGTCAGGTTTTACACCATCATGGAGCACTTTGATCATTCTGGTTATGTCACCTGCGCAAGGTTTATACGCAACCTCCTCTGTCAG GAGTGTTCTCCATATGCCGCCCATCTGTATGATGCAGAGGATGCAAACACACCTATGCGCATTTTGCCTGGACTATGTGACAACTATTGCAATGACTACTGGCACCAGTGTCGATACACACTGAGTCTCCTCCTGGAAGACCAGGGGAACCCAAGGCAGTATGCAGATCTGACTACTGCACTGGAGGAAGATCACAAACTGTTCTGTGAATTTTTGGTGCTGAAGGACAAACAGTACTGCTACCCCAATGTTTTGACAAATACTG AACTGAATGCTAACCTGGGTGTTGTTCGAGAGGACGCCGATGGATGTCTTGAGATCTGCTTGGAGGAAGTTGCAAACGGGCTGCGAAACCCGGTGGCCATGATCCATGCAGATGATGGAACACATCGTTTCTTTGTAGCTGAGCAGCTGGGCTATGTGTGGGTCTATCTGCCCAACGGCTCCAGGATTGATCGACCATTCCTTAACCTGACACACGCTGTCCTGACATCACCTTGGGCTGGAGACGAAAGAGGATTTCTTTGCATGGCCTTGCATCCAAA GTTTACCACTGTCAGAAAAGCTTACGTTTACTATTCAGTGTCCGTCAAGAAGGAGGAGCGTATTCGCATCAGTGAATTCACACTGTCAACATATGATGACAACCAGCTTGACCACTCCTCAGAGAG AACCATCCTGGAGGTGGTTGAACCTGCATCTAATCATAATGGGGGGCAACTATTGTTTGGCCATGACGGATATTTATACATCTTCATTGGGGATGGTGGTCGAGCTGGGGACCCGTTTGGAAAATTTGGCAATTCGCAGAACAA gtcaacacTCCTTGGCAAGGCACTACGTGTGGATATCAATAATAATGATTATGGTGCTCCATATAGAATCCCTTCAGACAACCCATTTCTGGGAGAGAAGGGGAGCCGTCCAG AGATTTATGCTTATGGTGTGCGCAACATGTGGCGTTGTTCCATTGACCGTGGAGACCCGAAGACAGGCTTTGGTCGTGGCAGAATGTTTTGTGGTGATGTTGGGCAAAACAAATATGAAGAAATAGACATCATTGTGAAAG GAGGCAATTATGGATGGCGAGCAAAGGAAGGTTTCAGCTGCTATGATCGCAGACTTTGTCGTAACTCATCGTTGG atgACATCTTGCCTATCTTTGCCTACCCCCATAAAATGGGCAAATCAGTGACAGGGGGATACATCTACAGAGGTTGCCAAATGCCCAACCTGAATGGACTCTACATTTTTGCGGACTTCATGAGCGG GCGACTGATGTCCTTAAGGGAAAATTTGACAACAGGTGAATGGCAGTACAATGAGATTTGTATGGGAAAAGATCAGACCTGCAGGTTCCCCAAACTCATCAACAGTTATTATAAATACATCATCTCTTTTGCTGAGGATGAGGCAG GTGAATTGTACTTCCTTGCTACTGGTGCTCCAAGTGCAACAGTTAAAGCAGGAGTGGTCTATAAAATAATTGACCCCTCCAG GCGAGCGGCACCAGGTAGATGTAAAGTCAAGCCCTCCCCAGTAAAGATTAAGGGAAAACTTGTTCACTTCCATCCCCAAGAAG GATGGCTGAATAACAACAAACTTTTATTCCCGTACCATTTTGATTAG
- the bloc1s3 gene encoding biogenesis of lysosome-related organelles complex 1 subunit 3, whose product MSSRYPIVVQGEASETDSDDEVYITSLPPSQTAMAGAKVQGEASETDSENEVETADRSSAVTHESAKILQRDLPPLIVVRDHPDIQSVVEDRLSPTHKPFGNTLLQQKLQESNTRLYTDVGQMLRNVYGSASKEVRSATAQLNTSQTAIINASHSIRLILDDLKAVSEKMDIITSCQILPDFKMNYSEENNSPSS is encoded by the exons ATGTCAAGTAGATATCCGATCGTGGTGCAGGGTGAGGCTTCCGAGACAGACTCTGATGATGAGGTTTACATCACCTCCCTGCCACCATCTCAAACGGCCATGGCAGGGGCCAAG GTTCAAGGGGAAGCTTCTGAAACAGACAGTGAGAATGAAGTGGAGACAGCGGATCGAAGTTCTGCAGTGACTCATGAAAGTGCCAAAATACTCCAAAGAGATCTTCCTCCACTAATTGTAGTGAGAGATCACCCTGACATACAATCAGTTGTAGAAGACAGATTGAGCCCTACTCATAAGCCTTTTg GTAATACCTTATTACAGCAGAAACTGCAGGAATCAAACACCCGTCTCTATACTGATGTGGGACAGATGCTTCGGAATGTTTATGGCAGCGCAAGCAAAGAG GTCCGAAGTGCAACAGCACAGTTAAACACATCACAGACCGCCATTATCAACGCTTCCCATAGTATTCGGCTGATTTTGGACGACCTGAAGGCTGTGTCTGAAAAGATGGACATTATCACGAGCTGCCAGATATTGCctgattttaaaatgaactaTTCAGAGGAGAATAATTCACcttcatcttga